GCCGGCCGTTCCCCGACCGGAGCGCAAAAAGGCCCGCGATTCCGGAGATGACATCCGGCGTCGGCACGATGTGCACGACGCGCGAGCTCAGCTTGGCAGCTTCTTGAGCTGCCAGCACAACATTCTTGTCGTTCGTAAAAAGGTAGATCGTCGCGGAAATGGCGCTGTTGACGGCGAGCAGTAAGTCGCGCACGCTCGGATTTTTCTGCGCCACGACCGGAACTTCTACGCCGAGCTCGCGCACGATTCGAGCAAAGCCGTCGCCGGGAACGACCGCTACGATCGAGTACGGCGGCGCAGCCTCGACCACCAAAACGTTGTGCTGCTGTTCCATATTGTCGACTTTCGTGCGCGTCACGGTGCCGCGCGCGGCGGCGACTTCGGTAACGGCCTGGGGATCGGCGGTGTGCACGTGAACTTTGATCGTCTTCGCAGCACCGGCGACGATCAGTGAATCTCCCAGCGGCTCCAAGACTTCGCGCAGCTCCGCGAGCGAGCAGCGAGACTCCTCAAGGATGAACTCCGTACAAAACTTTCGCTCGCCCACAATCTGGTGCGGCGTAAAAACCGCCCCGGATTCCGGCCGGCGCGGAAAATTCGTCGCGTGGTCCTTGCTCCCGGGCACGAAGCGAAGCGCGCCTTCCAAGAAATACACCAGGCCCGCGCCGCCCGCATCCACAACTCCGGCTTCCTTTAATATGGGCAATTGTTCGGGCGTACGGTCGAGCGCGTCGTTTGCCGCGCGCACCACGCCTTCAAGCAGCCGGTTCAGATCGGGATCTTCTGCAGACAGCGTGTATGCCGCGCCGGCCGCCGCGCCGGCGACGCTTAGGATCGTGCCTTCGACCGGACGCACGAGCGCCTGACGCGCAGCGTGAACCGCTTCACGCATCGCCGCAGCCAGCACGACAGCATCGATCCCGGTGTCATGGCGCACGTGGTGCGCGAAGCCTCGAAGCATCTGCGACATGATGACGCCGGAGTTGCCGCGCGCTCCCATCAGGCTTCCCTGTGCGGCGGCTTCCGCTACAGCGTGCAGCGGAGCGTTGCGAACTTTCGCCGCATCGATCGCCGCTTGCCGCAGCGTTAGGAACATGTTGGTCCCGGTATCGCCATCGGGGACTGGGAAGACGTTCAGATCGTTGAGAACCTGCCGGTACTTTCGAACGAAGAACGCCCCGGCGGCGAGGAATCTTGCATAAGTCCGGCCGTCGAGGGTGGTAACCGCCATCGGGCGCCGCTTCTCTCTCCGGACCCGGTCATCCTGAGCCCGGTCCTGAGCCTGATGAAGGGGCGATGGGGATTGTCAATGCGGTGGGGGCATGGTACTATGCGGAACGTTATGGCAAAGCGCTGTGAAATCTGCGACAAGGGTCCGATGGCCGGCAACAACGTCAGCCACGCGATGAACAAAACGAGGCGCCGCTGGCTGCCCAACCTGCAGTCGGTCCGCATCAACGATCGAGGGACCAACCGCACGGCCCGGGTTTGCACGGCCTGCCTGCGCGCGAAGAAGATTACCCGGAAGGCTTAACCCGCAAGGGCGCCTAGAACAGCAACTTCGCGTGCGTAATCTTATGGGTCATCGCCTGGATGTTGCCTTCCATTCCCGTCAGGCTCACGGTCATTCGCCCCAGGCTCGCGTTCGTCGCATGCAGGCTTGCGTTCGTCTTGCGGACCGACGCGCTCATCTTGTTGAGCAAACCAATCGAGGCGACCGCTTCCGTGTTCGTCAGGTCGAGTTTCGTGTTGGTCGCAAGCACTTTCATGTTCGTTGAGTGCAGCAATTCGTTCGTCAGCGTCAATTTCAGGCTCACCTGACGCAACGTCGAGTTGGTATGCGACAGCTTTGCGTGCAGCGTCCGCAGCCCATCGTTGACCGTCACCAGCGAGGCGGACATCTTATTGACAGCCACCGCCATGTCGATGAGGGCCGCGAAGGCGACCAGCACCATAATCAGCGCGACGGTTATGGCCGCGAGGCGTGCCGGCGCCCCGATCTTCACGCTCGGAAGCGAGGGCACGAATGCTTGCGATGACGCTCGGTTCATGACACTTGAACCTTGCCCGAGATCCTGAAGAATCTATGAAAAGTGGTCCCAGCCGGTCGCCGTCAGCGGCTGTTCGCCGCGACCGGTTTTTCGAAAGACTCCGGCCCCTTCACGAAACGTCCCGAGACGTTCCAGCTCGCGGCCGAAGCGTCTCCGAAACCGCTTCGCTATATAGGTAAAGGCGCGAGCACTTATGGCCGCCAGCAATTCATAGTCTTCGCCGCCGCCTAACGCATCAGACTCGCCGGCGCCGGCTGCAATAGGGACGCGGTCCACCAGCGCGCCGCATTTCGATCGCGCGCACATTCGCGGCAGATCCGTGGAAAGGCCGTCGGAGAGATCCATCATGGCGTGAACGCTGCGGCTGGCCGCGAGCCAACGGCCTTCGGCGATGCGCGGCGTTGGAACGGCCGTATAACCGGAGACGCGCGCGGCTCCCAGCGGACCCGTCACTGCGATCACATCCGCCGGCCGCGCGCCCGCGCGAGTCTTCAGGTTGGAAGGCCGCACTTCTCCCACCATCGTTATCGCGATCGCAATCAGCGGAGCGCGTGAAAGATCGCCTCCCGCGATCGTACAGCCGTACGCGGCGCCCATTTCGGCGATTCCTTGGTAAAGCGCCAGAGCGTCGGCTTCCGCGGTTTCAACCGGAATGCCGAGTGCGACGGTCGCCAGGATCGGACGCGCGCCCATTGCAGCGATATCGCTTAGATTCACCGCCATCGCGCGGCGCCCGATCGCAGCAAGGCCGGAGTTCTCGCGCCGGAAGTGCACGTTTTCGATCAGCGCGTCGCTCGTGATAATGCTGCGGTGCGAACGGGACGGCTGCCACACCGCGGCGTCGTCGCCGATGCCGAGGAAAACCCGATCGTCAGGACGTTCGACGAGGCGCCGGATCGCCTCGACCAGTTCGTCCTCAGTCAGTGAGGTGCGGCTCCGTCAAGGAGCTCGACAAACTGTTTCGTCGTGCGGCCGCAGTCCGGCGTGTCGAAGATCGCCGAACCGGCGACCAGCACGTCGGCGCCGGCGCCGGCAACGGCTCGCGCATTCTCCAGTGTAATACCGCCGTCAACTTCGATTTCGAATTTTGCGCCGGAGCGCTCGCGCAACTCGCGCGTCTGCCGAATTTTTTCGAGCGAGTGTGGAATGAAACGCTGACCTCCGAAACCGGGATTAACGCTCATGACGAGCGCCAGGTCGAAATCGCCTGCGAGATCCTCCAGCATTCCGACCGGCGTCTGGGGACAGATCGAAATGCCGGCTTTCGCGCCCATCGCGCGTACCGATGAGAGCAGCCGCTCGGCGTGCGTGGTCGCTTCGAGGTGAAACGTGATGATATCGGCGCCCGCTTCGCGGAACTGATCCACGTATCGCTCCGGTTCGACGATCATCAGGTGACAGTCGAAGACCAACTTCGTGCGTTTTCTCAAGTCCCCGATAATCTTCGGACCCCAGGTGATGTTGGGCACGAAGCGGCCGTCCATAACGTCCAGATGAATGTAGGCGGCGCCGTTGCGCTCGACTTCGCCGATCTGCTCGGCGATGCGGCCGAAATCGGCCGAGAGAATCGACGGCGCGAGCTTAATGGCCATACGTGTTGGGCGGCTCTTGGCCGACCTTCGTCTCTCCGAGCAGCGTATCGTTCACGAAAAAATACACAGCCGACGTCCCGATCGTGGTTACGTTCAGATCAAACTTTTGGCCGGGCGTCGCGTATCCGTTGTAGAGATCGTACTGACCCGTCGCATCGCTCACCGAAAAGCGTACGCGCAAGGGCTGGTTCTGACCGGCTTCGGCCTGTGGAACCGCCGCCAAGACGTGCGTTTGATGAATGATGTAGCCGGATTGATAAGGACCCGCGCTCACGTCCAGCGACACCACGTCGTACGAACCGATTGTCGAACCGGCGCTGGGTTTTTGCGCTACCACCACGCCGTGCGGCGGCCCACCCGGGCCGAGCGGCGTCCAAACGACTTGTCCCAGTTTGACGTGCGCCGCAGCCGCGGCGCCGCGCGCATCGTCAATGTTCATGCCGCTGAAGTCCGGCACTTTGATCGAGGTCAATCCGCCTTTGCTGATCAGCAGCGAAACTTGCGACCCGTCAACGACAGCGACGGACGGCGCCGGGTATTGCGAGACAACGTGATCTGCCGGAATGTCGTCGCTGCGAATGTACTGCACTTTCGCCAACGTGAGATGTGCCTGCGACAGATCTAAGCGGGCGTCGCGAAACGACTGATAGCGCAGATCGGGCATCAAGTTGCCTTTCACGCCGTCGCTGACGATCAGCGAAATCTGCCGGCCCGCGCGAACGTGCATGCCCGCCTGCGGCTGCTGGTTCATCACCACGCCTTTAGGATATTGACTGCTGGCCGCGTGTCCGGCGACCGACGGCTTGAGACCCATGCGCACGATCGTGTTGGTCGCGTCGTTGGCGGTCAGCCCGACAAACGACGGCACCAGCACGGTGTTGGGTCCGGGCAGCAGAAACTCTTGGACCGAATGACCGAACCACACAAGTACGCCGACGAAAGCCGCAAAGACCAGCGGAAATACCCAATCGCGCGGCACGTACCGCTCGATCAGCGGCGGCGCATCCGTACTCACGTAGCCAGCGCCTCCAGCGCGGCTTCGCTTACGTCGAGATTTGAAAACACGCGCTGTACGTCTTCGTGCTCCTCGAGCGCTTCGAGAAAGTTGAGCGCATCGGCGAGTTCCTGATCTCGCAGTGCGGTCTTTTGCTTGGCGCGCATTCCCAGATAGGCGTCGGAAATCTTGACGCCGCCTCTCTGCAGTGCATCGCGCGCTTGCGCGAGTTTCGAAGGATCTGTATAGATTTCCGTAGGCTCGCCGTATTCCAGGTCGATGACACCGTCAACCAAGGCAGCTTCCGTTAGCGCATCTTCCGATCGCCCTTGCGGACTCGCCACGATGACGCCGGCCGGATCGAACATCCACGCAACGCTTCCCGTTTCGCCGAGCGTCCCGCCTTGTTTGCTGAAAAGAAACCGCAGTTCGCCGGCCGTGCGGTTGCGGTTGTCCGTCGCAACGTCCGCCACTACCGCTACGCCGTGCGGGCCATAGCCTTCGTAGCGAATTTCGTGGATGTCTTTTTCGCTCCCGGCTCCGCTTGCATGCGCGATCGCTCGCTTGATGTTATCTTGCGGCATGTTGTTCTCACGCGCTTTTTCTACCGCCATCTTCAGGCGGTAATTTGCCTCGGGATCCGGCGAGCCCGATTTGGCGGCTAGGATAATCTCCTTACTGAGTTTGGTAAAGAGCGCGCCGCGCTGCGCGTCGGCCTTGCCCTTGCGCAACTTGATATTGTGCCACTTGGAATGCCCAGACATGAGGCTCCGGGGATTCTCCTTATATAATCCAGCGGCCTATCCACATACGCTGGTTCCACTGGTCCCACGGCACGGGCGAGGCTGCGAGCACCGGATAGAACCACACGAAGGCCAGCACGACGGCCGCCACATACGTGCCGACGGCTATCCGGCTGAACAGCTTTGCATCGTGGTTGAAATCCCCCCAGTGCCAAATGCGCTGCAGCACGATCACGTTGCACAGAATAATGATGGGGATATCGACGTAAAAATGATAGATGAAGGTGATCCGCGGCGAGCGCGCCCACGGGAGCCACTGCAACAGGTAGGCGATCACGAGCAGCGCGTAACCTTTGTTCCGCTCGCGCCAGGCCAAGAACGCAACAATCGGTACGCACACTAGTCCGAACCAGAGAATGAGCGGGTTGGGCAGCGACATGATCTCCGAGACGCAGCATGCCGTAGACTGCGCTGCGGCGGCCCCAATACGCGTGTCTTTCCAGTAATAGGCGATGGGACGCAGGTCGATCGGCCACGTCCAAAACGCCGATGCGTAGGGATGCGTCGCCTTGAGCGTGTCGTGATACATGAACATCGAGTACTGCCGGTAGATCAGATCGGTCAAACTCTTGAGTTCGATCTGGCGAATGAAGTCCGGCACCCACACGAGCAGGTAGACCGTCATGCTCAAGAAGACGATCGCCGCAATCGAAATGTCGAGACGAAAACCGAACGGATTGCCCCACAGCTTGAGCTTGCCGTTACGCCAATAGCGCTCCAGCCAAACGCCGGCGACCACGACGAAAGAAACGCCGAAAGTCATGACGCCGTACCACTTACTCGCAACCAGCGCTCCGAGCAGAATCGTGAATGCGATCAGCCAAGCCGTCGCGTGCCGCCCCTCTTGCTGTTCGCCCCGATCGTCCCGCACCAAACCCGGCGTATACGTAGCTTCACCTTCCGGTGTGATGTATCGCGCGCCGCCGTCGCGTGCGTAGGCGACTTCCACTCCATCGTCGTCGATCTGCAAACCTTTGCCGCGGACGATGCGCCCGTCCGGAATTTCTAACGTCGCGACGCCGCCCTGGCGCAATAGTCGCGAACCTTCCGCATACGACGCGAACTCGCCGTCGCGGCCAAACATGCGCGGCACGATCGCAAGTCTCAAAAGCAAGTACAGACCGAATGCAAAGTAGAGCCCGGCTACAACAAACGCCGCCGTCGATTGGTGGAACGGCACCGTAACGAGAGCGCCCAAAATGTAGCCGGCAATGAGAGCTGCGGCGATGGAGATACCGGCTCGCCGGAACGTTCGCGGCTCGTACGCGCGCACCGTTGACTGAGACGCGATCCAATACCGGTAGAACGCGTAGAGCGAGCCGAGCGCAAAGACGACGACGATCCCTTCGGGCGTCGCGATACGTGACTGCACGAAATGCATGCCGTCGGCGATAAAGAGCACGGCCGCAAACGACGCGAAGAGCGTCGAGCGCGTGAGGCGTTTTGCAAAGGCGTAGATCACGACGATGGCCAGCGCGCCGAACACCACGTCCAAAAAGCGCCAGCCGTGGGGGTTGTCGCCGCCGAACAGCATGGTCGACAGCGTTATGATGAGCTTTGTCAGCGGCGGGTGCGTGTTTTCGTAAATGTATTTATGCGAAAGATACTCTTCAGCCGCGCGTGCAAAGTATATTTCGTCGAAGATCTTCTCTGCCGGGAGCCAGTAATTGACGTACGACAGAATGAACGAAATGACGCCGAAAGCGCCCGCCAAAATGTAGTCGAGCGGCCACAGCATCGTCGCCAGACCCTCGCGCGGATTGAACCATGCGTGAGGTCGCAGAACAGCCGGCATGCCCGGAGCCTGTCCTGAGCCGGGTCGAAGGGGTACCTCAGGGTCGTTCGACACCTCACGATGACGATCGGTCTGCTCCGTAGATTGCCCCAAAAAGACGTAGCCGAGATAGAAAAACGTCAGCACGTTTAGCGCCGAAAGCGGGTGCGTAGCGAACGGCCACATGTCGGCGGCGTTGACCCCCGCCGTGCTTTGCGTAACGACCGTAAGATACGTCAGTGAGTAAAACAGATTGACGAGCAGCGTTCCGGAGAAAATCACGGAAGCCCACAGGTAGCGTATTGCAAACGGCGCCGCTGCAATCGTAAAAAGCAGGCCGTTAAAGAGGTAGCGCTCGTGCATACGCGTGGAGAGCATAAAGAACGCGAGCGTCGAAAGCGCGGCGGCCTCGATGAAGGCCTCCGATGTACGCGCCTGAGCATAGCGCACTAGAACCAGCACGACGGCTATCCCGGTCAAGACGACGCCCCACAAGTATTGCGGCCACATGGCAATCAGTTGTGAATCCGGCTGCCAGAACGGATGAACGATCGACCACAGGTTAAACGCGTTGACGGAATTATCCGCATAGACGTCTTTGCCGACCTGATAGCGTTCGTACAGCCATGCCAGCGCGTTGATCGGGTTTGCCGTTGGGTGAAATGGAACGGTCAAGAGAAACGCAAGCGCGACGGCGCACACGATGCCGGCGGCGGTTGCAAGCGCGCGGCGCGCACGCTGCTCGGGCGACACAAATGCAAAAACGACAAACAACGGAACGAGCACGGCCGCTTGCGGTTTGATGAGCAGCGAATACGCCAGCAGCAGCCAGCCGGCGGTGATCTGCCAGGCGAAGCCTTCCGCGAAATCATCGGAGCGCAGAAGTAAATAAGCCGCGCCTAATGCCAGACCCCCCGCGACCGAGTCCACCTGTCCCCATGACGCCGAGATGAAGATCACGGCCGGGTTCAGCACGAACAACGCCGCCGCGCTCAGCGCCCAGCGTTCGTTTGCGTACCGCCGCACGAGCGCGTAGAGCAGCGCGCCGTCCACCAAATCCATGAGAATTGCAGGCAGCTTGACCAGCACGCGCAGCACGTCGTAGTTATGTTGCGGCGAAATGACGGCGAACAGATGCCCGATAAACCACAGAATGTAGAAATAACCCGTCGGATAGTCAACAAACTTCGTTGTCGTATAAAACTGCGACAATGGATGTGACGCCAGCGTGATCGCCCACGCTTCGAACGAATCGATGTCGTTTTTGAACCCTTGGTCGCCCAAAAAGAACAGGCGCACGACCAAGCCCGCCAAGAGCAACAGGCCGAGCCGCACCGGTGCCGAGACCGCCGGTCGTACGACGCTCATGAGGAAGCCAGCTCCAGCGAGCTCAGCAAGAAGTCGCGCACCGCTGCGGCCGGATGGCGTTCGACGACGGAGAGGTGCTCCGCCGAGGCTTGATTTGCGGCTTCACGCGCACCGAGTTCGTTGAGCGCATCGATAACGGCGGAAACCGTAGCAGCGTCGAGCGTTTCACCGCGCGCATATGCTTGCGCGATCCGATCGCGCGCTGCGGATTCAGGCTGCGCCAGCGCCCACACGACCGGGAAGGTCCACTTGCGGCGCGCGATGTCGTTGCCGGACACCTTGCCGGTTGCGTCGAGCGTTCCCCAAATGCCCAACACGTCGTCGCGAATTTGAAATGCCATCCCGAACGCCCGGCCGAGTTCACGGTAACGCACCACCGCTTCGTCATTGCACGGCGCGCACAGCGCCCCGAGCTGCGATGACGCGCCGAACAGTGCCGCGGTCTTCGCGCCGATCATGCGATTATACGCGGCTAAGTCCACCTGCGTAGCGCTTTCGTAGGCGAGGTCCATGGACTGCCCGTCGCACATGGTGGCGTGCGCTTCGTGCAGCGCACGAACCATGCGCAGGACGCGCTCGTCGGAGTGCCGCGACACACTGTTGGTGAGCGCGAGAAAGCTGATCGCGCAGAGCGCGTCGCCGGCGTTGAGCGCCTGCGGAATGCCGTACACAGCCCATACCGTGCGGCGGCCGCGGCGCAATTCGTCGTTGTCCTCGATATCGTCGTGCACGAGCGAGTAGTTGTGCAGGATCTCGACCGCGGCGGCGGCGTCCAGCGCGCTCTCTACCGAACCGCCTTCCGATTCGGCAACGCGCAGCAACAGCCGGGGCCGGAGTCGCTTCCCGGCTTTGGCCGGCCCGTATTCGCCGTAACCGAAATGGTAGAACAGCATATCGGAGATCTGCGGCGATCCCCGATAGTCCCTGATCAGTCCCTCGAGATGTGCTTCAAAGAGATCAGGCTGGTAGACGGGCGAGCTCCTCCATTCGCTGCGCCACCTGATCGACGAGCCATCCGGGCGTCGATGCGCCGGACATAAGTCCGGCCACGCGAACGCCGTCGAACCACTGCGGCTGCAGTTCGTCCGGGCCCTCGATGTGGTAGGCTTTGGCGCCGTTGAGTTCGGAGAGCTCCGCCAAATGCTTGGTATTCGCCGAAGTCTTGCCGCCCACGACGACCATCACTTCGACTTCCTTTGAAAGCTCGAGCGCTTCGCTTTGCCGGTTGTTCGTGTCGGTGCAGATCGTGTTGACCGCGCGCACTTCATAGTATTTCGCGATCAGCGCGCGCACGATGTCGGTGAACCGTTCGCGCGAATATGTGGACTGCACGACAACGCCGACGCGTGACCCGCGCGGCAGTTTCTCGACGTCCTCGATGGTCTCGATGCACCATGCGCCGGGAACGTGGCTGAGCGTGCCTTTCACTTCGGGATGTTTCGGATCGCCGACGACGATGATCTTGTAACCATCGGCTTTCAGCTTCTCGGCCTGCACGTGGATCTTCGTCACCATCGGACAGGTGGCGTCGATGATCTCCAGGCCCTTCTCTTTGGCCTTCTCGTACACTTCGACCGGCAGTCCGTGCGCGCGAACGAAGAGCGCGCCGGTGTCGACTTCGTCGACCGACGTCGCATTGATCAGGCCGCGCTGTTCGAGCGACTCCACCATCTGCGGATTGTGCACGACGTGCCCGAGCGTCGTCACCTGCTCGCGGGCGTCGATCGCTTCTTCGGCCTTTTTCAGCGTGATGGCCACGCCGAAGCAAAAGCCCTGAACCTTCGCCTTTTTAATCTCCACGAATCGTCTCCGGGAGTTTCCGAATAGCCTGCATCACCTGGTCGGTGAAGTTCGCCAACTCTTCCCGAGTCGCTTTTCTGTCGGCCGGCAGCCGCAGCGCCGGACCGAAAATGACCTCAAATCGCCTGAATCGGGCAGCCTGTCCGGTGCCCACCACCGCCGCCGGGACCACCGCCGCCTTACCCAGCGAGGCCAGCAGCGCGACGCCCTCGCGCGCCTCGACGGTCCCGTCGAGGTTTCGCGTGCCTTCGGGAAAGATGCCGATGACCTCCCCGCGGCGCAGCACTTCGACGGAGCGGCGAACCGCCGACATCGGCGTTCCGGTGCGATCCACCGGATACGCGCCGAAGGCCGTGATCATTGGACCGAGGACCGGGATTGAAAACAGCTCGCGCTTGGCCATATACCGGATGCGGCGCGGGCAGGCCGTGCCGAGCAGCGGCGGATCGAAATATGAGATGTGATTGCAGGCGACGATCACCGGACCCGACGGCGGCACGTTTTCGGCGCCGAACACGCGCATGCGCCACAGCCGGAAGATCACGTTCAGACTGACCTTCGCAGCGTCGTAGGTCCAGTCGATCATCCGATTATCTTGCAGATTGCGTCGACGACTTGCTCGGCGGTCAGGTCGCTTGAGTCGACGACGTGTGCGTCAGGTGCTTGGCGCAGCGGCGAGATCTTTCGCGTTTGGTCCAAGCGGTCGCGTTCTTCAATCTCTTGCGCGAGTTCGTGGACGCTCACGTCCACGCCCGAGGCTTCTAACTGCGCGCGCCGCCGCGCGACACGCGCTGCGACAGACGCGGTCAGAAATATCTTGCACGGAGCGTCCGGCAACACGACGGTGCCGATATCGCGGCCCGCCATGACGACCGAGCCTTGCGCCGCGATGCGCCGCTGCTCGCGCACCATCGCCTCGCGCACACGCGGATGCGCCGCGACGATCGAAACGACTGCCGTGACAACCGGCGAATCGAGCGCGTCCACAGAAAGCTCGCTGTCCTTCCAAAAAACGCGAAAGCCGAGCTGCGCTTCCCGGTCGAGGCTGACGCGGATCTGCTGATCGAAGAGACGGACCAGCGCGTTCTCGTTGTCGATATCGGTCTGGGTTTGCAGAGCGGCAAAAGCGAGCGCTCGATACATGGACCCCGTATCGACGTAGACAACGCCCAGCCGCAACGCGAGCAGACGCGCAACCGTCGTCTTTCCCGAAGCCGCGGGGCCGTCTATGGCAATCTGCAAATCAGGCGGCACGCCACCCTCTTTTGCGCGAGGCTGCGGCGCGCCTCGCGGCTAACTGCGCAAGCGTGGCAAAGGCGCGTTCGGTCTACTTCTGCTCGGGATGCGGTTTCGAATCGCCACGCTGGCTCGGGCGCTGCCCGCAATGCGATGCTTGGAACTCGTTCGACGAGCGGCCAATGCGTGTGACTGCAGTCAAAGCGCGGGCGAATTCGCGGACGAACGCGCGCGGCGGCCCGGTTCCGCTGAGCGAGGTCGATCGCAGCGGCACCGCGCGCGGCTCAACGGGCTTGCCTGAATTCGACGCAGTGCTCGGGGGCGGAATCGTTCCGGGAAGCGTCACGCTCATCGGCGGCCCGCCGGGCGCGGGCAAGTCAACGCTGCTGCTGCAGATTGCAGCCAATCTCGCACGCGAGCGCGGACCGGTTATCTACGTTTGCGGCGAAGAGTCGGCCGCCCAGGTCAAGCTTCGCGCCGAACGCTTGGGCCCTTCGATACCTCAGGATGACAAGTCCGATATTTTGGTTTTTCCGGAGACGAATCTGCGCGAAGTCTTGGATCAAGCCGAGAGCCTCGGGCCGCGCACGTTGATCCTTGACTCGATCCAAACCGTGTGGCTGCCGGAATCGGAATCGTATGCGGGCAGCGTTACCCAGATTCGGGATTGCGCGCAGGCCGCGATGGAGTTCGCCAAACGTACGGACTGCGCGATCTTCATCGTCGGACACGTCACCAAAGACGGCGCAATTGCCGGACCGCGCCTGCTCGAGCACTTGGTCGACACGGTGCTCTACTTCGAAGGCGACCTCAGCGGCGACCACCGGATCGTCCGCGCGTATAAGAACCGTTTCGGCAGCATCGACGAGATCTGCGTCTTCACCATGCAAGCCGATGGATTGCATGAAGTCGGCAATCCGTCGGAACTCTTTCTTTCGGGGCGGCACGGGCGCCCGAGCGGGTCGTGTGTAGTCGCCGGCATCGTCGGCTCGCGCCCCGTGCTCATCGAAGTGCAGGCGCTCGTCGGAGAGACGAGTTACGGCACCCCGCGCCGCTTGGCGAACAACGTAGATCAGGCGCGCCTCGCGATGATCATCGCGGTGCTCGAGCGGCGCGTTGGCCTGCAGCTCGGCACGCACGACGTCTATGCATCGGTCGCGGGCGGTTTACGCGTGAACGAACCTGCCGCAGATTTGGGGATCGCGCTGGCGATCGCATCATCGTTTCGCAATCGTCCGCTGCCGGCCGACGCGGTTGCGTTTGGCGAGCTCGGCCTGTCGGGCGAGATTCGCTCCGTCACCGCATCCGCGCGCCGTATAGCCGAGGCAAACAAACTCGGCTATCGCACCCTGTTCACCCCGCAGAACTGCCGCGATGTGGCGCAGGCGATTGAAGCGGCGCTTGCGTGAAGTATCTCGAGTGCGTCCCGAATATCTCTGAAGGCCGGGATCCGGCAACCGTCGCCGCCTGCATAGCTGCCGTCGAAGCCGCCGGCGCGCGCGTGATCGACCAGACCAGCGATCCGGTCCACAACCGCAGCGTTCTGACGCTGGTCGGATCGTACGAAAGCCTTCGCGATGCGGCTCCGGC
This Candidatus Rubrimentiphilum sp. DNA region includes the following protein-coding sequences:
- the cmk gene encoding (d)CMP kinase, with product MPPDLQIAIDGPAASGKTTVARLLALRLGVVYVDTGSMYRALAFAALQTQTDIDNENALVRLFDQQIRVSLDREAQLGFRVFWKDSELSVDALDSPVVTAVVSIVAAHPRVREAMVREQRRIAAQGSVVMAGRDIGTVVLPDAPCKIFLTASVAARVARRRAQLEASGVDVSVHELAQEIEERDRLDQTRKISPLRQAPDAHVVDSSDLTAEQVVDAICKIIG
- the ispH gene encoding 4-hydroxy-3-methylbut-2-enyl diphosphate reductase, whose amino-acid sequence is MEIKKAKVQGFCFGVAITLKKAEEAIDAREQVTTLGHVVHNPQMVESLEQRGLINATSVDEVDTGALFVRAHGLPVEVYEKAKEKGLEIIDATCPMVTKIHVQAEKLKADGYKIIVVGDPKHPEVKGTLSHVPGAWCIETIEDVEKLPRGSRVGVVVQSTYSRERFTDIVRALIAKYYEVRAVNTICTDTNNRQSEALELSKEVEVMVVVGGKTSANTKHLAELSELNGAKAYHIEGPDELQPQWFDGVRVAGLMSGASTPGWLVDQVAQRMEELARLPA
- a CDS encoding polyprenyl synthetase family protein; translation: MLFYHFGYGEYGPAKAGKRLRPRLLLRVAESEGGSVESALDAAAAVEILHNYSLVHDDIEDNDELRRGRRTVWAVYGIPQALNAGDALCAISFLALTNSVSRHSDERVLRMVRALHEAHATMCDGQSMDLAYESATQVDLAAYNRMIGAKTAALFGASSQLGALCAPCNDEAVVRYRELGRAFGMAFQIRDDVLGIWGTLDATGKVSGNDIARRKWTFPVVWALAQPESAARDRIAQAYARGETLDAATVSAVIDALNELGAREAANQASAEHLSVVERHPAAAVRDFLLSSLELASS
- the radA gene encoding DNA repair protein RadA, producing the protein MAKARSVYFCSGCGFESPRWLGRCPQCDAWNSFDERPMRVTAVKARANSRTNARGGPVPLSEVDRSGTARGSTGLPEFDAVLGGGIVPGSVTLIGGPPGAGKSTLLLQIAANLARERGPVIYVCGEESAAQVKLRAERLGPSIPQDDKSDILVFPETNLREVLDQAESLGPRTLILDSIQTVWLPESESYAGSVTQIRDCAQAAMEFAKRTDCAIFIVGHVTKDGAIAGPRLLEHLVDTVLYFEGDLSGDHRIVRAYKNRFGSIDEICVFTMQADGLHEVGNPSELFLSGRHGRPSGSCVVAGIVGSRPVLIEVQALVGETSYGTPRRLANNVDQARLAMIIAVLERRVGLQLGTHDVYASVAGGLRVNEPAADLGIALAIASSFRNRPLPADAVAFGELGLSGEIRSVTASARRIAEANKLGYRTLFTPQNCRDVAQAIEAALA
- a CDS encoding lysophospholipid acyltransferase family protein, which translates into the protein MIDWTYDAAKVSLNVIFRLWRMRVFGAENVPPSGPVIVACNHISYFDPPLLGTACPRRIRYMAKRELFSIPVLGPMITAFGAYPVDRTGTPMSAVRRSVEVLRRGEVIGIFPEGTRNLDGTVEAREGVALLASLGKAAVVPAAVVGTGQAARFRRFEVIFGPALRLPADRKATREELANFTDQVMQAIRKLPETIRGD
- a CDS encoding phospholipid carrier-dependent glycosyltransferase — encoded protein: MSVVRPAVSAPVRLGLLLLAGLVVRLFFLGDQGFKNDIDSFEAWAITLASHPLSQFYTTTKFVDYPTGYFYILWFIGHLFAVISPQHNYDVLRVLVKLPAILMDLVDGALLYALVRRYANERWALSAAALFVLNPAVIFISASWGQVDSVAGGLALGAAYLLLRSDDFAEGFAWQITAGWLLLAYSLLIKPQAAVLVPLFVVFAFVSPEQRARRALATAAGIVCAVALAFLLTVPFHPTANPINALAWLYERYQVGKDVYADNSVNAFNLWSIVHPFWQPDSQLIAMWPQYLWGVVLTGIAVVLVLVRYAQARTSEAFIEAAALSTLAFFMLSTRMHERYLFNGLLFTIAAAPFAIRYLWASVIFSGTLLVNLFYSLTYLTVVTQSTAGVNAADMWPFATHPLSALNVLTFFYLGYVFLGQSTEQTDRHREVSNDPEVPLRPGSGQAPGMPAVLRPHAWFNPREGLATMLWPLDYILAGAFGVISFILSYVNYWLPAEKIFDEIYFARAAEEYLSHKYIYENTHPPLTKLIITLSTMLFGGDNPHGWRFLDVVFGALAIVVIYAFAKRLTRSTLFASFAAVLFIADGMHFVQSRIATPEGIVVVFALGSLYAFYRYWIASQSTVRAYEPRTFRRAGISIAAALIAGYILGALVTVPFHQSTAAFVVAGLYFAFGLYLLLRLAIVPRMFGRDGEFASYAEGSRLLRQGGVATLEIPDGRIVRGKGLQIDDDGVEVAYARDGGARYITPEGEATYTPGLVRDDRGEQQEGRHATAWLIAFTILLGALVASKWYGVMTFGVSFVVVAGVWLERYWRNGKLKLWGNPFGFRLDISIAAIVFLSMTVYLLVWVPDFIRQIELKSLTDLIYRQYSMFMYHDTLKATHPYASAFWTWPIDLRPIAYYWKDTRIGAAAAQSTACCVSEIMSLPNPLILWFGLVCVPIVAFLAWRERNKGYALLVIAYLLQWLPWARSPRITFIYHFYVDIPIIILCNVIVLQRIWHWGDFNHDAKLFSRIAVGTYVAAVVLAFVWFYPVLAASPVPWDQWNQRMWIGRWII